The Malus domestica chromosome 10, GDT2T_hap1 genome contains a region encoding:
- the LOC114827329 gene encoding uncharacterized protein, producing the protein MGKGPTIRIKTYNPKHICVRDEHSKFATSSWLANRFDEKLRSKPNMSVTGFMELVRKHYGIDITKNQVYKAKRIAKKVTEGSIDEQYAKLWDYLEELKVRNPGSTIKVKTDFQGENPVFKRLYICFAALKKGFQEGCRSIMGFDGCHIKGPHPGQILSVVGVDANNGMFPISFAVVEVENRETWTWFLEIFFKDVGIENGNAWTFITDKQKGLGDAIQSLMPTAEHRHCVRHLHNNFRSASHTGLALKQRLWAAARATTVPTYEAKIEVMNNQSDKVVKWLADKPPCHWSRSHFRTSVKCDLLLNNMCESFNSAILDARDKPIITMLQRIQKCLMLRMARLREAKWTQQVRPRILKIVEKNHMDGFNCFANYLGNGQYQVHTLVGSMFVVDLERHTCSCKKWQLCGIPCPHVISTIARKEASPQVFVHSLYKRPAYDRCYEGYITPMPGKEQWKRTDLRPIKPPFYHKQPG; encoded by the coding sequence ATGGGGAAGGGACCGACAATTAGAATTAAAACTTATAATCCTAAACACATTTGTGTAAGGGATGAGCATTCTAAATTTGCCACCTCCTCATGGTTAGCTAATCGGTTTGATGAGAAGCTTAGATCAAAACCCAATATGAGTGTGACTGGTTTCATGGAACTTGTGAGAAAGCATTATGGTATTGACATAACAAAAAACCAAGTTTACAAAGCAAAGAGAATTGCAAAAAAAGTGACAGAAGGTAGTATAGATGAGCAATATGCCAAGCTTTGGGATTACCTGGAAGAGTTGAAAGTGAGAAATCCTGGGAGTACTATCAAAGTAAAAACAGATTTCCAAGGTGAAAACCCTGTTTTTAAAAGGTTGTACATATGCTTTGCTGCATTGAAGAAAGGCTTTCAAGAAGGGTGTAGGTCTATAATGGGTTTTGATGGGTGTCATATTAAGGGACCCCATCCTGGTCAGATCCTAAGTGTTGTTGGTGTTGATGCCAATAATGGCATGTTTCCAATATCATTTGCTGTTGTAGAGGTAGAAAATAGGGAGACTTGGACTTGGTTTTTGGAGATCTTTTTCAAGGATGTGGGAATTGAGAATGGAAATGCTTGGACCTTCATCACTGACAAACAAAAAGGGCTAGGCGATGCTATACAAAGTCTGATGCCTACTGCAGAACACAGACATTGTGTTAGACATTTGCATAATAATTTTAGAAGTGCAAGTCACACCGGACTTGCCTTAAAACAGAGATTGTGGGCAGCAGCAAGGGCAACTACTGTACCTACTTATGAAGCTAAAATTGAGGTGATGAATAATCAATCTGATAAGGTAGTGAAATGGCTAGCTGATAAGCCACCTTGCCATTGGAGCAGATCTCATTTCAGAACATCGGTAAAGTGTGATTTGTTATTGAATAACATGTGTGAGTCATTTAATTCTGCAATTTTAGATGCAAGAGATAAACCGATTATTACGATGTTACAAAGGATTCAAAAATGTTtgatgttgagaatggctaggcTAAGAGAAGCTAAGTGGACCCAACAGGTTAGACCTAGAATTTTgaaaattgttgaaaaaaatcATATGGATGGTTTCAATTGTTTTGCCAATTATTTGGGGAATGGTCAATATCAAGTGCATACTTTGGTTGGTAGTATGTTTGTAGTAGATTTGGAAAGGCACACTTGTTCTTGTAAGAAGTGGCAGCTATGTGGCATTCCTTGTCCTCATGTTATATCCACAATTGCTAGGAAGGAGGCTAGTCCACAAGTGTTTGTACACTCACTTTACAAAAGGCCAGCTTATGATAGGTGTTATGAAGGGTATATTACTCCTATGCCTGGAAAAGAACAGTGGAAGAGAACTGACCTTAGGCCTATTAAACCCCCTTTTTACCACAAGCAACCTGGATGA